In Aristaeella hokkaidonensis, the following are encoded in one genomic region:
- a CDS encoding dicarboxylate/amino acid:cation symporter: MAKTFQTNKKAIRLSLAILAGLILGALFGLVMPDWAEPVTSFISTVYLHGLTMMIYPLVFCSLIVGIKGIGSVSATGKVGGQALLYFIGTTLFASLLGLFLPKALNIGAGVAVEMAEAEVQAAEFTSVLDTLKNLIPANPFASFANGNMLQVLAFAIIIGITCLVLGPKAEPFVKLCEAVDQISVKIISAVMYTTPLGVFCSLAGTVHVNGLQTILSLAAVLGALYLVMLLYIVIVYGLVLVKGIGKFSLRRFFVTALPAALNAFGTASSSATLPISKRCADEMDVPNEISSLALPLGATINMDAVSIVMSFMIVFFANATGTDLPYGLLAVVLLSNTLLSIGAPGVPNSAIASFAALAAIAGLPAGIMGMYVSVNILVDAGATCCNVLGDIASAVAMKRTCRLPGSEN, from the coding sequence GCCTTGCCATCCTCGCCGGACTGATTCTAGGCGCACTCTTTGGACTGGTGATGCCGGATTGGGCAGAACCGGTAACAAGTTTCATCAGCACAGTTTACCTTCATGGACTGACTATGATGATTTATCCGCTGGTTTTCTGCTCCCTCATCGTGGGTATCAAGGGAATCGGCAGCGTATCAGCAACCGGCAAAGTGGGCGGACAGGCGTTACTGTATTTTATCGGTACTACGCTGTTCGCCAGCCTTCTGGGTCTTTTTCTGCCTAAGGCGCTGAATATCGGCGCAGGAGTGGCGGTGGAAATGGCGGAGGCGGAGGTACAGGCCGCGGAGTTTACCAGCGTTCTGGACACACTCAAAAACCTGATTCCTGCCAATCCTTTTGCGTCTTTTGCCAACGGAAACATGCTTCAGGTGCTGGCTTTTGCGATTATCATCGGCATTACCTGCCTGGTACTTGGCCCGAAAGCAGAGCCTTTTGTAAAACTGTGTGAAGCTGTGGACCAGATTTCCGTGAAGATTATTTCTGCTGTGATGTATACGACGCCCCTGGGTGTGTTCTGCTCACTGGCGGGTACTGTTCATGTGAACGGACTGCAGACAATTCTGTCGCTGGCCGCAGTGCTTGGCGCACTGTATCTTGTGATGCTTCTGTATATTGTGATTGTGTACGGCCTGGTTCTGGTGAAGGGAATCGGAAAATTCAGTCTTCGCCGTTTCTTCGTTACGGCGCTTCCGGCAGCGCTGAATGCTTTCGGGACAGCGTCTTCTTCCGCAACGCTGCCGATCAGCAAACGCTGCGCAGATGAAATGGACGTGCCGAACGAGATCTCCTCCCTGGCTTTGCCGCTGGGCGCAACGATTAATATGGACGCTGTGTCCATTGTGATGTCTTTCATGATCGTGTTTTTTGCCAACGCAACCGGAACAGATCTTCCATACGGACTGCTTGCAGTGGTGCTGCTGAGCAATACACTGCTGAGCATCGGTGCGCCGGGCGTGCCGAACAGCGCCATTGCTTCCTTTGCCGCACTGGCGGCCATTGCAGGGCTGCCGGCCGGTATCATGGGGATGTATGTGAGCGTCAATATTCTTGTGGACGCCGGCGCAACCTGCTGCAATGTGCTGGGTGACATCGCCAGCGCGGTTGCAATGAAACGAACCTGCAGACTGCCGGGCTCGGAAAACTGA
- a CDS encoding LysR family transcriptional regulator, translated as MTITQLGTFLKIAETGNFTTAANLLGYAQSTVTTQIKQLEAELNCLLFERLGKSIALTPEGERLQEYAEKMLQMEREILLEVPAVREPVGVIKLGVSESLCYNRLPQSLMAYRQKYPGVDIRIQFIDHETFPEQLKKGALDLVYTLNPLMEQPELTILHKKREQLGFYAAPGYLQTGKKITEKDLAGIPLLLTSHHCSFRRMLLDDLAQASVTPRIALETSSKEILKQFAINEMGVAFMPEMAAEEEIKKKRLVKLNWQGNDFPIYAQIYIHKDKHISKALAELVNMISEGAYC; from the coding sequence ATGACCATTACGCAACTGGGAACCTTCCTGAAGATCGCGGAGACGGGGAACTTCACGACAGCGGCGAATTTGCTTGGATACGCCCAGTCGACGGTGACCACGCAGATCAAACAGCTGGAAGCGGAACTGAACTGCCTGCTGTTTGAACGGCTGGGAAAGTCGATTGCGCTGACGCCGGAAGGGGAACGGCTTCAGGAGTATGCAGAAAAAATGCTCCAGATGGAACGGGAGATCCTGCTGGAGGTACCGGCGGTCCGGGAACCTGTCGGCGTGATCAAGCTGGGAGTGTCCGAAAGCCTGTGTTATAACCGGCTTCCGCAATCCCTGATGGCGTACCGGCAGAAATATCCGGGAGTTGATATCCGGATTCAGTTTATTGATCATGAGACGTTTCCGGAGCAGCTGAAAAAAGGAGCCCTGGATCTGGTCTATACGCTGAATCCCCTGATGGAACAGCCGGAACTGACAATCCTGCACAAAAAGCGGGAACAGCTGGGGTTTTACGCAGCACCGGGATATCTGCAGACCGGAAAGAAGATCACAGAGAAGGATCTGGCAGGGATTCCGTTGCTGCTGACCTCCCACCACTGCAGCTTCCGCCGGATGCTGCTGGATGATCTGGCACAGGCGTCCGTGACACCTCGGATCGCACTGGAAACAAGCAGTAAGGAGATCCTGAAACAGTTTGCGATCAATGAAATGGGAGTGGCTTTTATGCCGGAAATGGCCGCTGAGGAAGAAATAAAGAAAAAACGACTGGTGAAGCTGAACTGGCAGGGAAATGACTTCCCGATTTATGCGCAAATATACATCCATAAGGACAAGCATATCAGCAAGGCGCTTGCTGAACTGGTGAATATGATTTCAGAAGGAGCTTATTGCTGA
- a CDS encoding PhzF family isomerase: MKKYKIYQVDSFTRTCFHGNPAGVVPDADGLSEEQMQRIAREMNNSETAFIFPSNSPDYDVEVRFFTPTTEVPICGHATVAAHYVYALEKNFGNRRVRQKTKAGILPVDIVKKDDDYSIVMTQGTPVVSEDLGGEVRNRIADALGISTDDTCREYPVAISSTGHSKVMVPICSNQLLHSLKPDLQKLTEISSVIGCNGYYVFTLNPGEDVLVHGRMFAPAIGIAEDPVTGNANGPLGAYLVYYNILQNPQEKYFDFSIMQGEAIQRDGTMRVHVEKENGKPVLVQITGDAVVAFSAEITI; encoded by the coding sequence TTGAAAAAATATAAGATATACCAGGTCGATTCGTTCACCAGGACCTGTTTTCATGGAAATCCTGCCGGAGTTGTTCCGGACGCTGACGGCCTTTCAGAAGAACAGATGCAGAGAATCGCACGGGAAATGAATAACTCGGAAACGGCGTTTATTTTTCCGTCAAATTCTCCTGATTATGACGTCGAAGTCCGCTTTTTTACGCCGACAACAGAAGTTCCCATCTGCGGGCACGCAACCGTCGCAGCGCATTATGTTTACGCACTGGAAAAGAACTTTGGAAACAGGCGCGTCCGGCAAAAAACAAAAGCCGGCATCCTGCCGGTCGATATTGTCAAAAAGGACGATGACTATTCAATCGTTATGACACAGGGGACTCCGGTTGTATCTGAGGATCTGGGCGGGGAGGTAAGAAACCGGATCGCAGATGCCCTGGGGATTTCCACTGATGATACCTGCAGAGAGTATCCGGTGGCCATTTCCTCAACGGGACATTCCAAAGTCATGGTTCCCATCTGTTCAAATCAGCTGCTTCACAGCCTGAAACCTGACCTGCAGAAACTGACGGAAATCAGTTCGGTGATCGGATGTAATGGTTATTATGTTTTCACATTGAACCCCGGAGAAGACGTACTTGTTCACGGAAGAATGTTTGCCCCGGCGATAGGGATTGCAGAAGATCCCGTAACCGGAAACGCAAACGGGCCTTTGGGAGCGTACCTTGTATATTATAATATCCTGCAAAATCCGCAGGAAAAGTATTTTGACTTCAGTATCATGCAGGGAGAGGCAATCCAAAGGGACGGAACAATGCGGGTTCATGTTGAGAAGGAAAACGGCAAACCAGTTCTGGTTCAGATTACCGGGGACGCAGTTGTCGCTTTCTCTGCGGAAATCACAATCTGA
- a CDS encoding Type 1 glutamine amidotransferase-like domain-containing protein, with product MTLILNGGGDGQAVASARQLLNSIIDHSRKILYLPFAWPDPTYRGCLEFMTGELSDVDKAGIEMVTTLEELMSRNFKDYACLYIGGGNTYKLLNDLKTSGAFEKIRKYLMEENGIVYGGSAGAIIFGKDLDSCNTDDDNEVGLVDHTGFNMLGGYSLLCHYTSREPVRTELSRRYLLELSKAKPAYAIPEEDTICVTDGGIRFIGPRPYYEFINGKEYERFC from the coding sequence ATGACTCTGATTCTCAACGGCGGCGGAGACGGACAGGCTGTCGCCTCGGCAAGACAGCTGCTGAACAGCATCATTGATCACAGCAGGAAAATCCTGTACCTCCCCTTTGCCTGGCCCGATCCGACCTACCGCGGCTGCCTGGAATTTATGACAGGTGAATTGTCCGACGTGGATAAGGCCGGCATTGAGATGGTTACTACGCTCGAAGAATTGATGAGCAGAAACTTCAAAGATTATGCCTGTTTATATATCGGCGGCGGAAACACCTATAAGCTTCTGAACGACCTGAAAACAAGCGGTGCCTTTGAAAAGATCCGGAAATATCTGATGGAAGAAAACGGCATCGTATATGGCGGATCCGCAGGTGCCATTATCTTTGGCAAAGACCTGGATTCCTGCAACACCGATGACGACAATGAAGTCGGCCTGGTGGACCATACCGGATTCAATATGCTGGGCGGCTATTCCCTGCTGTGCCATTACACCAGCCGGGAACCGGTCCGGACGGAGCTGAGCCGGAGGTACCTGCTGGAGCTTTCTAAAGCCAAGCCGGCATATGCCATCCCGGAGGAAGACACGATCTGCGTAACAGACGGGGGAATCCGGTTCATCGGCCCCCGTCCCTACTATGAATTCATCAACGGAAAAGAATATGAAAGGTTCTGCTGA
- the nifU gene encoding Fe-S cluster assembly scaffold protein NifU, translating into MALYSEKVMDHFLHPRNVGVIEDANAIGEVGNAKCGDIMKMYLKIKDDIVEDVKFETFGCGSAIASSSMATEMIKGKPLSEVRTLTNKAVTEALDGLPAHKIHCSVLAEEAIKSALEDYENRKNAGNQ; encoded by the coding sequence ATGGCACTGTACAGTGAAAAAGTTATGGATCATTTCCTTCATCCCCGGAATGTCGGCGTCATTGAGGATGCCAACGCTATCGGTGAAGTCGGTAACGCAAAATGCGGGGACATCATGAAGATGTACCTGAAAATCAAGGATGATATCGTTGAAGATGTAAAGTTCGAAACCTTCGGCTGCGGCAGCGCCATTGCCTCCAGCTCCATGGCTACGGAGATGATCAAGGGTAAGCCCCTGTCCGAAGTCAGAACCCTCACCAACAAAGCGGTCACGGAAGCGCTGGACGGCCTTCCCGCCCACAAGATCCACTGTTCCGTCCTGGCCGAGGAAGCCATCAAGTCCGCTCTGGAAGATTACGAAAACCGCAAAAACGCCGGCAATCAGTAA
- a CDS encoding cysteine desulfurase family protein → MSIYADHAATTAMSEAAIEAMTRCMREYYGNPSSLYRIGQQAKEVLEQAREDIASVIHAESREIYFTSGGSEADNQAIRSAALAGKKKGKNHIISTAFEHHAVLHTLEQLKTEGFEVTLLDVHENGVIRPEEVEAALRPETCLVTVMYANNEIGTIQPIREIGAVCRAHQVLFHTDAVQAVGPLSIDVQAENIDYLSASSHKFHGPKGVGFLYARKGVPLLPLINGGAQEKGKRAGTENLPGIVGMAAALKETVAERDAEAIRLTGLRDRLIAGLKEIPHSALNGDAEKRLPGNVSFCFEGIEGESLLLLLDEKGISASSGSACTSGSLDPSHVLLAIGRVHDVAHGSLRLTLGRENTPEDVEYIISAVKDVVSYLRGFSPVWRDLQSGKTPFIL, encoded by the coding sequence ATGAGCATTTACGCGGATCACGCCGCGACCACCGCCATGAGTGAGGCGGCCATTGAAGCTATGACCCGTTGTATGCGGGAGTATTACGGAAATCCCTCCAGCCTGTACCGTATCGGTCAGCAAGCTAAAGAAGTACTGGAACAGGCCCGGGAGGATATTGCATCCGTGATCCACGCGGAGTCCCGGGAAATCTATTTCACCTCCGGCGGCAGCGAAGCCGATAATCAGGCGATCCGTTCCGCCGCCCTTGCGGGAAAGAAAAAAGGAAAGAACCACATCATTTCCACCGCCTTTGAACATCACGCCGTGCTCCATACCCTGGAGCAGCTGAAAACGGAAGGGTTTGAAGTCACCCTGCTGGATGTGCATGAAAACGGTGTGATCCGTCCGGAGGAAGTCGAGGCCGCCCTCCGTCCGGAAACCTGCCTTGTTACCGTCATGTACGCCAACAACGAGATCGGCACCATTCAGCCAATCCGGGAAATCGGCGCCGTCTGCCGGGCACACCAGGTGCTCTTCCATACGGATGCCGTTCAGGCCGTCGGCCCGCTTTCCATTGACGTGCAGGCGGAAAATATCGACTATCTTTCCGCCTCCTCTCATAAATTCCACGGGCCGAAGGGCGTTGGTTTCCTCTATGCACGCAAGGGCGTCCCGCTTCTCCCGCTGATCAACGGCGGCGCCCAGGAAAAAGGCAAGCGCGCCGGCACGGAAAACCTGCCCGGCATTGTAGGTATGGCTGCCGCCCTCAAGGAAACGGTTGCCGAACGGGATGCGGAAGCGATCCGCCTTACAGGACTCCGGGACCGGCTGATCGCCGGCCTGAAAGAGATCCCTCATTCTGCCCTGAACGGGGACGCAGAAAAGCGGCTTCCCGGAAACGTCAGCTTCTGCTTTGAGGGCATCGAAGGCGAATCTCTCCTGCTCCTGCTGGATGAAAAGGGCATCAGCGCTTCTTCCGGCAGTGCCTGCACTTCCGGTTCCCTGGATCCCAGCCATGTGCTTCTCGCCATCGGCCGGGTCCATGATGTGGCCCACGGGTCCCTGCGTCTGACGCTTGGTCGGGAAAACACACCGGAGGACGTGGAATACATCATTTCCGCCGTCAAAGATGTCGTCTCCTACCTTCGTGGTTTCTCACCTGTCTGGCGGGACCTGCAGAGCGGCAAAACACCCTTTATTCTGTAA
- a CDS encoding RrF2 family transcriptional regulator produces MISTKGRYALRVMLDLAEHDKGQPVPLKDIAERQGISKKYLEIIVKDLVDGKLVKGASGKGGGYVLLRKPDEYSVGEIVERMEGTLAPVACLQKDAEVCPKVASCATLPLWQELDQLVHDFLYQKKLTDLIK; encoded by the coding sequence ATGATTTCCACAAAGGGCCGTTATGCACTCAGGGTGATGCTTGACCTGGCAGAGCACGATAAAGGTCAGCCTGTACCGCTGAAGGATATTGCGGAGAGGCAGGGGATCTCCAAGAAATATCTGGAGATCATCGTGAAGGACCTGGTGGACGGAAAGCTCGTAAAGGGCGCCAGCGGCAAAGGCGGCGGCTATGTGCTGCTGCGGAAGCCGGACGAATACTCTGTCGGAGAGATTGTGGAACGGATGGAGGGAACCCTTGCGCCGGTGGCTTGCCTGCAGAAGGATGCGGAGGTATGTCCGAAGGTGGCAAGCTGTGCGACACTGCCCCTGTGGCAGGAACTGGATCAGCTGGTACATGATTTCCTGTATCAGAAGAAGCTGACGGACCTTATAAAGTAA
- the purC gene encoding phosphoribosylaminoimidazolesuccinocarboxamide synthase: protein MIKGEQLYEGKAKKVFSTDDPELLIVDYKDDATAFNGLKKGTIQGKGVINNHMSNLLMQRLEKKGIPTHFVKELSERETLVKKVSIVPLEVIIRNISAGSFSKRYGVEEGIVFDAPTIEFSYKNDDLGDPLINEYHALALKLATKEEIETIKKYAFAVNEELKAIWKHVGVTLVDFKLEFGRLSDGTIVLADEISPDTCRLWDSKTNEKLDKDRFRRDMGGVEEAYQEIMRRLTEA, encoded by the coding sequence ATGATCAAGGGTGAACAGCTTTATGAAGGAAAGGCCAAGAAGGTATTCAGCACGGATGATCCCGAACTGCTGATCGTCGATTACAAGGACGATGCGACTGCTTTCAACGGTCTGAAAAAGGGCACCATTCAGGGCAAGGGTGTCATCAACAACCACATGAGCAATCTGCTGATGCAGCGGCTCGAGAAGAAAGGCATTCCTACCCATTTCGTAAAGGAACTCAGTGAGCGGGAAACCCTCGTTAAGAAAGTTTCCATCGTTCCGCTGGAAGTGATCATCCGTAACATCTCCGCCGGCTCCTTCTCCAAGCGCTACGGCGTAGAGGAAGGCATCGTCTTCGACGCGCCGACCATCGAATTCTCCTATAAGAATGATGATTTGGGCGATCCCCTGATCAATGAATATCATGCGCTGGCTCTCAAGCTCGCCACCAAGGAAGAGATTGAGACCATCAAAAAGTACGCTTTCGCGGTCAATGAAGAGCTGAAAGCCATCTGGAAGCACGTTGGCGTGACCCTGGTGGACTTCAAACTGGAGTTCGGCCGCCTGTCCGACGGCACCATCGTCCTGGCCGATGAAATCAGTCCCGACACCTGCCGTCTCTGGGACAGCAAGACCAACGAAAAGCTGGACAAAGACCGCTTCCGCCGCGACATGGGCGGTGTCGAGGAAGCCTATCAGGAGATTATGCGTCGTTTAACAGAAGCCTGA
- the glmS gene encoding glutamine--fructose-6-phosphate transaminase (isomerizing): MCGIVGYTGHVQAAPILLDGLARLEYRGYDSAGLAVRDGTAPAEVVKATGKLYHLADKTDQGRALPGNCGIGHTRWATHGDPSMVNAHPHVSGNCTGSGCGPVESDVVGVHNGIIENFTELKEKLLRHDYAFYSDTDTEVAVKLVDYYYKKYKIGPVDAITRAMVRIRGSYALALMFKDYPDEIFVARKDSPLVIGTADGASYLASDVPAILKYTRNVYYIDNLQVGRISAGSVKFYDLNGDEIQLPLTEITWDAAAAEKDGYEHFMLKEIHEQPKAVRDTLNSLVKDGKITLEETGLTDDMLRQVSRVDIVACGSAWHVGMASQYVIEDLVKVPVRVELASEYRYRSIPVAPDTLVIVISQSGETADSLAALRVAKERGAMTLAVVNVIGSTIAREADHTLYTLAGPEIAVATTKAYSAQLIAMDVLAVKMAAVKEQITEEQVAGFLEALNAIPEQIGRVLEEKQRLQWFSSKIANTHDIFFIGRGLDYAISLEGSLKMKEISYIHSEAYAAGELKHGTISLIEQNTLVIGVLTQGSLFEKTLSNMLECKSRGAYLMGVTTNGNFSVEDSVNFTVYVPKTDEHFIASLAIVPLQLLGYYTSVNRGLDVDKPRNLAKSVTVE, translated from the coding sequence ATGTGCGGAATAGTGGGTTATACGGGACATGTTCAGGCGGCACCGATCCTGCTGGATGGACTGGCAAGACTGGAATACCGGGGCTATGACTCGGCCGGACTGGCTGTACGTGACGGAACGGCGCCGGCGGAAGTTGTAAAAGCCACCGGCAAGCTGTATCACCTGGCCGATAAAACAGACCAGGGGCGCGCACTGCCCGGCAACTGCGGTATCGGCCATACGCGGTGGGCAACCCACGGAGACCCCAGCATGGTGAACGCGCATCCGCATGTGAGCGGCAACTGCACAGGTTCCGGATGCGGACCGGTGGAGAGCGACGTGGTGGGCGTACATAACGGCATCATTGAAAACTTCACGGAACTGAAGGAAAAACTGCTGCGTCATGATTATGCTTTCTACAGTGACACCGACACTGAAGTGGCAGTAAAACTGGTGGATTACTACTATAAAAAATATAAGATCGGTCCGGTGGACGCCATTACCCGGGCTATGGTCCGGATCCGGGGCAGTTATGCCCTGGCGCTCATGTTCAAGGATTATCCGGATGAGATCTTTGTGGCCCGGAAGGATTCCCCGCTGGTAATCGGCACGGCAGACGGCGCTTCCTATCTTGCATCGGACGTACCAGCGATCCTGAAATACACACGGAACGTATATTACATTGATAATTTGCAGGTCGGACGGATCAGTGCCGGCAGTGTGAAATTCTATGACCTGAACGGAGACGAGATTCAGCTGCCGCTGACCGAGATCACCTGGGATGCCGCAGCGGCGGAAAAGGATGGATATGAGCATTTCATGCTCAAGGAAATCCATGAGCAGCCCAAGGCGGTCAGGGATACGCTGAACAGCCTGGTGAAGGACGGAAAGATTACCCTGGAAGAGACCGGCCTGACTGACGATATGCTCCGGCAGGTCAGCCGGGTGGATATCGTGGCCTGTGGCTCCGCATGGCATGTGGGTATGGCTTCACAGTACGTCATCGAGGATCTGGTGAAAGTTCCTGTGCGGGTGGAGCTGGCCTCCGAATACCGGTACCGCAGCATTCCCGTGGCACCGGATACGCTGGTGATTGTCATTTCCCAGAGCGGTGAAACCGCGGACAGCCTGGCGGCTTTGCGTGTGGCCAAGGAACGGGGAGCCATGACGCTGGCAGTGGTCAATGTGATCGGATCCACCATTGCGCGGGAGGCAGATCATACGCTGTATACGCTGGCCGGGCCGGAAATCGCCGTGGCAACCACCAAGGCTTACAGCGCCCAGCTGATTGCCATGGACGTGCTGGCGGTGAAGATGGCGGCGGTTAAAGAGCAGATTACGGAAGAGCAGGTAGCCGGGTTCCTGGAAGCGCTGAATGCGATTCCGGAGCAGATCGGCCGGGTGCTGGAAGAAAAGCAGCGGCTGCAGTGGTTCTCCTCCAAGATCGCAAATACGCATGATATTTTCTTCATCGGCCGCGGGCTGGACTACGCGATCAGCCTGGAAGGCAGCCTGAAGATGAAAGAGATCAGCTATATTCATTCCGAGGCTTATGCGGCAGGCGAGCTGAAACATGGAACGATCAGCCTGATTGAACAGAACACCCTGGTGATCGGCGTGCTGACACAGGGCAGCCTGTTTGAAAAGACACTGTCGAATATGCTGGAGTGCAAGAGCCGCGGCGCATACCTGATGGGTGTGACCACGAATGGCAATTTCTCCGTGGAGGACTCCGTGAACTTTACGGTTTATGTACCGAAGACGGACGAACACTTTATCGCGTCGCTGGCCATTGTTCCCCTGCAGCTGCTGGGTTACTACACCAGCGTGAACAGGGGCCTGGACGTGGATAAGCCGAGGAACCTGGCAAAGAGCGTCACGGTTGAATGA
- a CDS encoding CTP synthase, with amino-acid sequence MTKYIFVTGGVVSGLGKGITAASLGRLLKARGIKVAAQKLDPYINTDPGTMSPYQHGEVYVTEDGAETDLDLGHYERFIDEDLNKYSNLTTGKVYANVIQKERQGGYLGSTVQTIPHITDEIKRFIYRVGEKTDADVVITEIGGTIGDIESQPFLEAIREVGLEVGRDNACYIHVTLVPYLKASGEHKSKPTQHSVKELQGMGISPNVIVLRADEKITDETIFTKIAHFCNVKDDCVIENTTLPTLYAAPLMLEKAGLAAVVCRELGLKSPAPDLKDWEDLVERIGHQTRKVKIGLVGKYVQLHDAYLSVAEALRHAGYAQDVKVEIDWIDSERLTEETAEEILSPLQGIIVPGGFGGRGIEGMILAARWAREHHVPYFGICLGMQVAVIEFARNAAGMEGANSREFDENAPYRVIDFMPGQNDEIDKGGTLRLGRYPCMLEEGTVIAKCYGETRIGERHRHRYEFANEYREALQNAGLCLSGLSPDGRLVETVEISDEDFFVGVQFHPEFKSRPNKPHPLFMGFIGAASKR; translated from the coding sequence ATGACGAAGTATATTTTTGTTACCGGCGGTGTGGTTTCTGGTCTGGGCAAAGGCATTACGGCAGCTTCCCTGGGACGGCTGCTGAAGGCAAGAGGGATAAAAGTTGCGGCCCAGAAGCTGGATCCGTATATCAATACGGACCCCGGAACCATGAGTCCTTATCAGCATGGTGAAGTGTACGTGACCGAAGACGGTGCGGAAACCGATCTGGACCTGGGCCATTATGAGCGGTTCATTGATGAGGATCTGAACAAGTACTCCAACCTGACCACCGGCAAAGTATACGCAAACGTCATCCAGAAGGAGCGGCAGGGAGGATACCTTGGCTCCACAGTGCAGACGATTCCCCATATTACTGATGAAATCAAACGGTTTATTTACCGGGTCGGTGAAAAGACCGACGCAGACGTCGTTATTACTGAGATCGGCGGTACAATCGGCGATATTGAAAGCCAGCCCTTCCTTGAGGCGATCCGAGAGGTTGGCCTGGAAGTGGGCCGGGACAACGCATGTTATATCCATGTGACGCTGGTGCCCTACCTGAAGGCCAGCGGAGAGCATAAGTCCAAGCCCACCCAGCACAGCGTGAAGGAACTGCAGGGCATGGGTATCAGCCCCAACGTCATCGTGCTGCGGGCGGATGAGAAGATCACGGACGAAACGATCTTCACCAAGATTGCCCACTTCTGCAACGTGAAAGATGACTGCGTGATTGAAAACACCACGCTGCCGACGCTGTATGCGGCTCCGTTGATGCTTGAAAAGGCCGGCCTGGCTGCCGTGGTCTGCCGTGAGCTGGGTCTGAAGAGCCCGGCACCGGACCTGAAGGACTGGGAAGACCTGGTGGAACGGATCGGCCATCAGACCCGGAAGGTGAAAATCGGCCTGGTGGGCAAATACGTGCAGCTGCACGACGCTTATCTGTCTGTGGCAGAAGCCCTGCGCCATGCCGGATATGCCCAGGACGTGAAGGTTGAAATTGACTGGATTGACTCTGAACGGCTGACAGAAGAAACTGCCGAGGAAATCCTGAGCCCGCTGCAGGGCATCATTGTGCCCGGCGGCTTTGGAGGACGCGGTATTGAAGGGATGATCCTGGCAGCCCGCTGGGCCCGGGAACACCATGTGCCGTATTTCGGCATCTGCCTGGGTATGCAGGTGGCGGTCATCGAATTCGCACGGAACGCAGCCGGAATGGAAGGCGCAAACTCCCGTGAGTTTGACGAGAACGCTCCGTACCGGGTGATTGACTTCATGCCGGGACAGAATGACGAAATTGACAAGGGCGGCACCCTGCGTCTGGGCAGGTATCCCTGCATGCTGGAAGAAGGCACTGTAATCGCAAAGTGCTATGGAGAAACCCGGATCGGTGAACGCCACCGCCACCGTTATGAATTCGCGAATGAGTACCGTGAAGCGCTGCAGAACGCCGGCCTTTGCCTCTCCGGCCTTTCTCCGGACGGACGGCTGGTGGAGACCGTGGAGATTTCCGATGAGGACTTCTTCGTGGGTGTTCAGTTCCATCCGGAATTCAAGAGCCGGCCGAACAAGCCGCACCCGCTGTTCATGGGATTCATCGGGGCCGCAAGCAAACGCTGA